CGACACCGTTGCGGCGAGCGGCACGCACATGCATCGCGAACTCGTCCTCCAGCCCCGTGGCCGCCAGGATCGCCAGCGTCAGACAACTGCGAGTGCGCCGGTCCGTACCGTCACCTGCCCACAGCTCACCCCACGCGTAGCGGGTGATGAAATCCTGAAACCCCTCGGTGAACTCGGTTTTGCGGGACTCGGCTCGATCCACGTGCGCGTCACCGAGAACCTCCCGGCGTACCGTCATCCCCGTGGCGCGACGTGTCACATCGTCTCCAGCACCTTCGGACATCACACGCTCCTTGCTCCGAAGTGCTCGACCAGCAGACGGTTCACGGCCTCGGATTGTTCCACGTTGGCCAGATGGGCCGCCGCAGGCAGCACCTCCGTCCGGGCTCCGTCCACTGCGGAAACGATACGTTCCGCATGCTCCGGTGGAGTGGCCGGGTCGTCGGCACCGGCCACGGCCAGCGTCGGTGCCGCGATCTCACCCAGGCGCGGCAGGATGTCCATGCTCGCGATCGACTCCGCACAGCTTGCGTATCCCTCGTCGTCGCAGGCACGGAGCATGCTTCCGAACTTGTCGACGATGTCCGCGCGCCCGGCCGTGCCCGGAGTGAACCAGGTGGCCAGGGACGACTCCACGATCGCGGCGGTGCCCTGTGCACGGACCAGTGCGGCCCGGTCGGTCCACTTCGACGGTGGTCCCAGCTGAGCCGAGGTGCAGATCAACGCCAGCCGGTCGATGCGGTCCGGTGCGTGCTCGGCCAGCCACATCCCGGTCATGCCGCCGAGCGAGACACCCGCGAAGTGCACCCGTTCCAGGCCGAGTTCGTCGAGCAGTTCGAGCACGTCACCGCCGAGCTGCTCCAGGGTGTAGGGACCGGGCTTGGCGTTCGTGCCGCCGTGGCCGCGCTGGTCGTAGCGCAGCACCCGGAAGTGCTCGGTGAGTGCGGGCACTTGTTCGTCCCACAGCGTCAGGTCGGTGCCCAGCGAGTTGGACAGC
This Haloactinomyces albus DNA region includes the following protein-coding sequences:
- the pcaC gene encoding 4-carboxymuconolactone decarboxylase gives rise to the protein MSEGAGDDVTRRATGMTVRREVLGDAHVDRAESRKTEFTEGFQDFITRYAWGELWAGDGTDRRTRSCLTLAILAATGLEDEFAMHVRAARRNGVEPGQIREVLMHVAIYAGVPRANSAFRIADAILTEEADDAGDSTH
- the pcaD gene encoding 3-oxoadipate enol-lactonase yields the protein MTVHHELTGPEQAPVVVLSNSLGTDLTLWDEQVPALTEHFRVLRYDQRGHGGTNAKPGPYTLEQLGGDVLELLDELGLERVHFAGVSLGGMTGMWLAEHAPDRIDRLALICTSAQLGPPSKWTDRAALVRAQGTAAIVESSLATWFTPGTAGRADIVDKFGSMLRACDDEGYASCAESIASMDILPRLGEIAAPTLAVAGADDPATPPEHAERIVSAVDGARTEVLPAAAHLANVEQSEAVNRLLVEHFGARSV